The genomic segment ACATCGCCCGCGCCGAGGCGAGCTTCGTCGACATCGCGGAACACCCCGACTTCGGCAGCTGGCGCACCTGGGTACGCGGCAAGGGAGTCTTCAACTCCGAGTTCATCTACGGACAGACCGGCCTGCCCGGCCAGCCGCTGCCGCTGGACTGGGAGGCCTTCAAGGCCAATCCCGCCACCCTGAATGTCGGCGGCTTCAATGCTCGCACCGGGGAACATGTGTACTGGACCCAGGATGACATGCCTGACCTGCCCGCCATGGCACAGCGGATCCGTGCCTCGTCGACCATGCCCGGGCTGATGCCGATCGTCCAGATCGACGGCGACCCGTGGTGCGACGGGGCACTGGGGCACAGCGGTGGCATCGCGCTGGACGCGGCCAAGGCCGCCGGGTATGAGAAGTTCTTCGTCGTGCTCACCCGCGAGCCGGGCTATCGCAAGGCCCCGGCGCGGCACCCGCGGGCCTATGACGTGGTCTTTCGCCGCTACCCGAAGATCGCGCGCGCCCTGCTGGACCGTGCCGAGAACTACAACCGCACCCTCGACGAACTCGCCGAACTGGAGCGACGGGGAAGGGCATACGTCTTCCGGCCCACGCACATGAAGATCGCCAACCAGGAGCGCCGGATCGACCGGCTTCGCGAAGCCCATGCCCTGGGGGATGCTCAGGCGAAGCGCGAGCTTCCGGACTGGGAACGCTTCCTGTCCTGATCCCTTGCCCGCAGGGTCAGCGGCGGACGGCCAGGACCACCGCGAGGTCCGGTGCGACGGCCACCTCGGTGGAGGCGAAGCGCTCGTCGGTGAGCCAGCTCCGCCGCAGGGTGTCGACGGCCCCGCAGAATTCACGCGGTGGCCACTCGCTGCTGGGTTCGAAGTCGTCGATCACGACGATGCCGCTGGCTTCCACCAGCTCCCAGGCAAGGTCACGGTCCACGTGCTCGGCGGTCCGGCGATTCATGTACAGCAAGGAGAAGGGCGCCCGGGAGCGCAGGGTGTCGCAGCCGCCATCGAGCACCTCGATGTCGCTGCCTTCGAGGGTCTCGCGGGCACGGGCGGCCCGTTCCGCGTCGCGCTCCACGCAGACGACGTGGGTGTCCGCCCACGCACCGCTGCGCAACCATGCGACGCCTGCTCCGCTGCCGGTCCCGGCCTCGGCGACCGTGCCTCGCCGACCCGCGGCCAGCGTCGCCAACAGCCGTCCGGTCTCGTTGCGGGTGGTCTGCAGCCAGCCGGTCACCAAGGACTGGTGCAGGGCCCGGCTGACCAGTTCGGGAACCACGTCGGGAGTGCTCACCGGCACAGTCTTGCAGCCTCTGGCAAGGGTATTTGTGTCGCTCGCAGGGTGAGACCTGCCCACGGCGGCCCGATCTGCAGCGCACTCCTGCCCTTCAGCCCTAGGCTGGAGGACGTGAGCACGCCAGAGCACCGTCCAGACCGCCCCGCCGTTCGGGTCACGCCGCGTGGTCTGCGACTCGTCTCCTTGACTGCGATGGCCATGCTGCTGGGCCTGGTGCTCCTGGGGTTGTCGTCGATCATGCGTGGTTGCTCCTCGAAGCCCGCCGAGGACCAGGCGGTGCCTGCGCCCGCACAGCCACCCTCGGCGACGCCCAGCGCCACACCCAGCCCCAGCGCCACACCCGGCCCCAGCGCCTCACCAACCCCCAGTGCCTCGCCCTCCGTGAGTGCCAGCAGCGGCTCCGATGATGACCAACCGGATGCACAGGGGATGAAGCACACCGGACTGACCGGCAAGGGCACCTGGCAGACGGCCACGCTGGAGGTCGCGCCGGCCAAGAAGACCGTGGCCGTGCACCGTTATGCCGTGAAGGTGGAGGACGGGACGAAACTCAAGGCCAATGACGTGGCCCGCCAGGTCAGCGGTGTCCTCAACGACCCGCGCGGCTGGACCGGCCACCAGGGACACTCCTTCCAGTTGGTCAAGGATGCCTCCACGGCAGAGTTCACCATCTTCCTGGCTTCGCCAGGCCGCACCCAGAAGATGTGCCCGCTGGACGTGAAGATGACCTGGAGCTGCTGCAGCGGCAACAATGTCCTGCTCAACACGGACCGGTGGCTCTACATGACCCCCACCTATACGGACCTCACCGCCTACCGTGCCTACATGGTCAACCACGAGGTGGGGCACTTCATCGGCAAGGACCACGTCGGCTGCCCCGCCAAGGGTCGCAATGCGCCGGTGATGATGCAGCAGAGCAAGCGGATCGACGGCTGCAAGCCCAATCCGTGGCCCACCACGGACGGCAAGTAGCCCGGCGTGGCACAATGGCCCCAACGTGTTCCGGGGTCGGTGCAAGTCCGAACCGGCGGTGACAGTCCGCGACCCGTCAGCCTCCAGCTGGCGGTTGACCTGGTGGAATTCCAGGACCGACGGTGAAAGTCCGGATGGGAGGAAACACGTGGAGCCGGCGGCTGTCGTCCTGACAGTGCCGATTCCTGGTCTGGCCGTCGTCTGACGACGTCCAGGGCGAACGCGCATCCGTGCGCGTCCTCGCACACCCCGGTGCACGGCAGTGGTGCCGAAGCAGGGGAGCGAGATGGACAACAGCAGCCAGTGGGCGCAAGAAGCCGCGGCGATGGAGCGTGCTCTGGAGCTGGCGGCCCTGGGCATCGAAGCCGACCCCAATCCACGCGTCGGCTGCGTGCTGCTCGACCCAGACGGTCTTCTGGTGGCCGAGGGATGGCACCAGGGCGCGGGCACGCCGCATGCGGAGGCGATGGCCTTGGCGATCGCCGGAGAACGGGCTCGTGGCTGCACCGCCGTCGTGACCCTGGAACCGTGCAACCACACCGGCCGCACCGGGCCCTGCGCCAAGGCCCTTGTCGATGCGGGCGTCGCCCGTGTCGTCTTCGCCCAGTCCGATCCCAACCCCATGGCCGCCGGTGGGGCTGCCACGCTGCGCGCCGCCGGGATCCAGACCGAACCGGGACTGATGGCGGACCGGGTCGAAGCACTCAACGCCACGTGGAACCACGTGCTGCGCACCGGACGCCCCTGGGTCACCTGGAAGTTCGCCGGCACCCTTGACGGTCGCAGTGCCGCCGCCGACGGCAGCTCGCAGTGGATCACCGGCGCGGCCATGCGTCGGGTCATGAATGAGCGCCGGGCACGGTGCGGCGCCGTGGTCGTCGGCACGGGCACGGTGAAGGCCGACGACCCCCGGCTCACCGTGCGTGACGAGCAGGACGAGCCC from the Luteococcus japonicus genome contains:
- a CDS encoding DUF3152 domain-containing protein, with the protein product MSTPEHRPDRPAVRVTPRGLRLVSLTAMAMLLGLVLLGLSSIMRGCSSKPAEDQAVPAPAQPPSATPSATPSPSATPGPSASPTPSASPSVSASSGSDDDQPDAQGMKHTGLTGKGTWQTATLEVAPAKKTVAVHRYAVKVEDGTKLKANDVARQVSGVLNDPRGWTGHQGHSFQLVKDASTAEFTIFLASPGRTQKMCPLDVKMTWSCCSGNNVLLNTDRWLYMTPTYTDLTAYRAYMVNHEVGHFIGKDHVGCPAKGRNAPVMMQQSKRIDGCKPNPWPTTDGK
- a CDS encoding patatin-like phospholipase family protein; translation: MAPELSSNITDTALIFEGGGMRAAYTCAVVQELLRREMYFDFVAGISAGSSNSLNYVARDIARAEASFVDIAEHPDFGSWRTWVRGKGVFNSEFIYGQTGLPGQPLPLDWEAFKANPATLNVGGFNARTGEHVYWTQDDMPDLPAMAQRIRASSTMPGLMPIVQIDGDPWCDGALGHSGGIALDAAKAAGYEKFFVVLTREPGYRKAPARHPRAYDVVFRRYPKIARALLDRAENYNRTLDELAELERRGRAYVFRPTHMKIANQERRIDRLREAHALGDAQAKRELPDWERFLS
- the ribD gene encoding bifunctional diaminohydroxyphosphoribosylaminopyrimidine deaminase/5-amino-6-(5-phosphoribosylamino)uracil reductase RibD yields the protein MDNSSQWAQEAAAMERALELAALGIEADPNPRVGCVLLDPDGLLVAEGWHQGAGTPHAEAMALAIAGERARGCTAVVTLEPCNHTGRTGPCAKALVDAGVARVVFAQSDPNPMAAGGAATLRAAGIQTEPGLMADRVEALNATWNHVLRTGRPWVTWKFAGTLDGRSAAADGSSQWITGAAMRRVMNERRARCGAVVVGTGTVKADDPRLTVRDEQDEPVQRQPLRVVVGDSPVPAAARVRGRDGLYRQLPGGDATAALEALACEGIHHVWLEGGPTLAAAWWRAGVIDEVIACLAPALLGAGTAAVSDLGITTIADISRLQLIDVERHGDDVALILNRPTPNCKEK
- a CDS encoding cytidine deaminase, which codes for MSTPDVVPELVSRALHQSLVTGWLQTTRNETGRLLATLAAGRRGTVAEAGTGSGAGVAWLRSGAWADTHVVCVERDAERAARARETLEGSDIEVLDGGCDTLRSRAPFSLLYMNRRTAEHVDRDLAWELVEASGIVVIDDFEPSSEWPPREFCGAVDTLRRSWLTDERFASTEVAVAPDLAVVLAVRR